The DNA window GAGAggaaaagttgttttgaaaaggtagaaaaagttgttttggaaagGTAGTAAAAGAAGGAAACAAAAAGTGGAAAATTGGAAGGAAGTAGAAGAGCACATCCACGTGTCAGGCAATATTCCAAAGGAGGGTAAAAAAGAGATTTCAAGAACAATGGATTTTCTTATATTAAGATGTCGTTCTCTTTATACTCTACAAGAACGGTTTTGAGCCGTTGCACAAAatttacaaaaaattaaataagctaccgcaacaaaatataaaatttgttgcTTATTATTCTCTATGGGAATAATATTTTTAACTCCCAAAAATTAGGCGTTGCTATAGGATACAAATGTTGAAGTGTAATTTTCTTAAGAAACGTGGGGgttgtttgatttttttaggACAAAAGCTAATTTCAGAGAGACATCTCCaaactaaattttaattaaaaaatagtatttattgcGTTCGGAGACGTATCTTCGAATGTATCGAGAGACATTTTCAAATTTTCAGATGTGCATCTCATTTAGCACAAGGTTGGGATGAAAAATAGCTTTCAAAATCATTAAGCCCAtccttatgatttttttttgaagagAGAAGGTTCACATATTTAAAGAAGTGCTAAGATAATGGAATAAAGTTGAACATGGACCATTTCTTAAAACTAATTTCCTATAAACACAACTTAAacttattttaaatttgaattaatttaactaattaatAAAGTACAATCCGGCCAAATTCCTTTTACCAACACAACAAATTTTCCTAAAATTATTCTCCATAAAATAACGTCACCCTTAATAAACGCAAATAAGGATCTTATAGTTAGGATATTTTGTGAAAATTAATTCAAATGATTACTCTCATACCTCAAAGGTCAAAATTTATGGGCTTCGTACCCTCGACCCCTCCACATTGCTAAAAACCTTTTCTCATATTAAACAAACATCTCACAAAGAAACTCCCAATCCTCAATTCCTCACCTTAAATTCTTGTCCAAACCCAAACCTTAGTCCTTTCAAATTCCTTTCTAGCTACAACGTTAATGTCTTTCAACATCAACAAGAAGAAAAAGTTCTTCAGAACACTCTTTTCATCTAACAAAAGTTGCGGTTGCCTCAAAATAAAACCCTCTAATGTCCTTGAGCCCTCCCTAAAACCTAAAATCTCTATCtaccaaaatcaaaacaaaaaccctagtggCGCCACTTCCTCCGCCTCCACCGCCGACGATGATGATAAAGTTTTGGCTTCCAGTCCGGTCTGTGAAGCCAAAACTACTCATCACAACAACAATACAATTTTAAATTCAGGTACAAAACTCGTCGATAGCATTGCCATTGAGAAAGAGTCTGAGGATCCATACTATGATTTCCGAAACTCGATACTTCAAATGATATTGGAGA is part of the Vicia villosa cultivar HV-30 ecotype Madison, WI linkage group LG2, Vvil1.0, whole genome shotgun sequence genome and encodes:
- the LOC131647877 gene encoding transcription repressor OFP6-like; this translates as MSFNINKKKKFFRTLFSSNKSCGCLKIKPSNVLEPSLKPKISIYQNQNKNPSGATSSASTADDDDKVLASSPVCEAKTTHHNNNTILNSGTKLVDSIAIEKESEDPYYDFRNSILQMILERKIYAEKDLEELLECFLQLNAKCHHQVIVEAFMEICEEIFPKKLQGEGEESQRNNQITGKS